The following is a genomic window from Miscanthus floridulus cultivar M001 chromosome 14, ASM1932011v1, whole genome shotgun sequence.
actcttaatttggagtttccattttggaaactcccttttctatttgtttccgcatttaaaggtgttaattttcagaattgtctattcaccccctctaggcggcatcctaggtcctttcactctCCACTTCTATTTAGGGCGCATTTAGATTCaaatttttttgggttttggctactgtagcactttcgtttgtatttgacaattagtgtctaattatggactaattaggttcgaaagtttcgtctcacgatttctcacccaactgtgtaattagtttttttcgtctacatttagtactccatgcatgtgccgcaagatttgatgtgacgggtactacgcaaaattttttggaatctaaacagaccCTTACTTATTCCCCCCCTATCTCTTATCAATCCTTATCGCTTGGGCAAAAACCCCACCCCACCCCTCTGTCATCATCCACCCCTGACACGCGCCATTAGCGCCTTGGCACCGAGCTCCTTATCCACGCCCCGTCCCGGAGCCCTGCACATTTGTCCACCTCGATGCCGCCACCCTCGCTCCACCCCTAAGGTCCAACTCCAGCGCCAGCCCCCTCGACCATCATCCTCCTTGCACTTGCACCAAGTCTGGGCATTTTGTGGAGCCTGGACAAATGAGAGACAGGGCAATAATCCTTTGTTTTTCTATCTCGGATCCTAATTCACCAACTGTCTAATTATTGCATTGTTCACGAAAAGGCCACAAGCTACTCAGTCTAGGCTATATACGCCAAAGAACAACAATGCACACCAGTGTCTCTCAACCTAAACTCAGCAAACTAAAACTATGTTTTTCCTACATCGTATCCTAGTTCGCCAATTGTCTAATTATTGCATTTTTCATCGGGATACCATTTATACCTGCACAAGAAAGACTATAAGCTACTCAATTCAGGCCGTATGCGTCAATGAACAACAATACACACAAAAAGGTTATAGATTGTTTAGAGCCAAACCGTATACGCGAGCACAAGTGCCAGTCAACCTAAATTCAACAAAATAAAAGCACTTATGTTTTTCCTACCTCGCATCCCAGTTCACCAGCTGTCTAATTATTGTATCGCTCATATACGCCAACGACGAATAGTAATGTACACAATGGTTGTATATTGCTCACAACCAAAACATATACGCCAAACATGGGTAGTAATTATGACTATCAAATTCAGAAGAATGGAAACATTGCTCCGGGGATTTTCTGCCGTCGAGTCAAATTTCGAACAATTCAGGACTGTTTAGTTTAAAGCTAGCAAAAGGTAGGCCAGGCAACAACTCAAGGTACTGGATTTTGAAGGCTTTGAGTAGAGATGATATTCAGCTACCGATGCTCCAACCAAATAGCCCCGTATGCGAGTTTATTCTTTATATTCACGTATCAAAATCTACTACCTTGAAACTCGACCAAAAATCAAATTTGGCATGCAATGCCCAAAACTTGAACTTTTCTTGATTACCCACTCTGTCACTTCGATCttcaaaattcaaataaaaaattagCAATAGGGCGTGTTTAGTTTTCACCCTAAAATCTAAAAAAGTGTtatagtacccatcacatcgaatcttgcgatacatgcatggagcattaaatgtagacgaaaaaaaactaattgcacagtttggttggaaattacgagacgaacgttttgagcctaattagtccacgattaaacactatttgtcaaataaaaacgaaagtgctacagtaacccaaatttcaaaatttgggcaactaaacacgcgctagtAGCACTTCTTAGGTTGTTGTCTCCTTTGCACGCAAGGAAAGCCAAAACAACCGCCGAATTCAAATCCCCCACCGAAATTTCCCCCAAAACATTGATGGAGGGAACTGGAACGGCCCGGTTTTTGGTGTCCAAGCACTCTATTTAATTCACCACACTGCTTTTtagggccagtttagttccaccccattttgcaaaatttttcaagattctccgtcacatcgaatatttagacgtatgcatgaagtattaaatataaataaaaaataaaactaattacacagtttagacgaaatccacgagacgaatcttttaagcctaattagactataattggacactatttaccaaataacaacgaaaatgctacagtagcactttgccaaaaattttggcatccaaacaagcccttactCCAACCGTGCCCCCACACCCCGCTCCTCTCCTCGCCCCCTTTTCCGCTTCCCTTCTCCCAGGCAgccttcttcccctcccctctTGCTTTCTTTCAGGAAGGGAGAAGGAAACCACCACACCACCCCTGATAAGAAGGGGCCGGAGTCCGGACGCGCCTGCCCGCTCCCCGTCGCGACGCCATGGACGCCTGGGAGGCCACCAAGGCGGTGTTCGACCGGGTGCGGGCGCTGGACCCGGACAACGCGTCCAAGATCATGGGCCTGCTGCTCATCCAGGACAACAGCGACAAGGAGCTCATCCGCCTCGCCTTCGGCCCCGACCACCTCCTCCACGCCTTCGTCGCCGCCGCGCGCGCCGACCTCGCCGCCAAGCCCGCCTCCCCGCCGTCGCCCGTGCTCGGCCCGCTCCACCAGCCCGCCTCGCCCTGGGGCCCAACAGCCtccgaccaccaccaccagcaccagtcccccttcgccgccgccgaccacgcGCTCGGGTACGAATACGACGGTGCCGCCGCCCCCGCCGACGCGTTCTTCCCCGATGACTACGACTGCTGGTCCCCGGCCGGCGCCACCGGCGACCGCCGCAGCTTCTCGCTCAGCGACGCCgaggccgccgccggcggcgcgtGGAGGCCCTGCATGTACTTCGCGCGCGGGTTCTGCAAGAACGGCTCCTCCTGCCGCTTCCTCCACGCCTTGCCCGAGGACGACGACGCCGCCGCGGAGCGGCAGATGGTCGTCATGCGCGCCAAAGCCCTCGCCGCCGCGCgctcccagcagcagcagcagctcatggcgTCCGCGTTCCCCTTCTCGCCGTCGCCGCCCAAGGGCGTCAACCTCAACTtcctgctccaccatcaccaccagcagcagcagcagagcgagCCCCAAAGGTGCCATTTTTATTTCCTCGCCACCATCAAAGATTGCATTTTTGTTCCAGTCTCTTGTGCCGGCCAGCCTTGCTGATCTAGTAGTCTTTCGCTCGCTGCTTCAGCGCGGCGGCTGCGGCCGCGGTGGCCATGCCGCTTCAGGGCGGCGACGACATGCACAGCAGGTTCCCGGTGCGGTCACCCCGGATGGACCGCGGCGAGCTCATGTCCAGCCCCGCCGCGCGGCAGATCTACCTCACCTTCCCGGCCGACTCCACCTTCAGCGAGGAGGACGTCTCCAACTACTTCAGGTACCGGGCACGCCGCCATTATTGGGGGTCCTGTTTTGTTTCGACTACTGTCTCCCTTGCCTCTCTCCTAATAGTCCAGTCCATTCCAGTCCAATAATGGGCGAACGAAAGAAACCAACTCGGCTGATTGATCCATCGATGGCGACGCGCCCCGTTTGTTTGGCAGCATGTACGGGCCGGTGCAGGACGTGCGCATCCCGTACCAGCAGAAGCGCATGTTCGGCTTCGTCACCTTCGTCTACGCCGAGACGGTGAAGATCATCCTGGCCAAGGGCAACCCGCACTTCGTGTGCGACGCGCGCGTGCTCGTCAAGCCCTACAAGGAGAAGGGCAAGGTCCCCGACAGGTTCAGGTCCGGCGCCCTCCTCGcctttcttctcttcctccctCGACCCTCATGCATTGCACATTGCTTGTTTTGACAGTTTCTGTTCGTAGCAACGGAAGCGTCATCTTTCTTGTTGAGTTGTTTTCTAATTTCTTGTTTGGTTGCGCAGGAAGCTGCAGCACCCGCACCACGGCGACTTCGCCGGCTGTACGTCGCCCACCGGATTGCTGGATTCCAGAGACCCCTTCGACCTGCAACAGCCGCAGATTGGTGAGTAGTAACTGCTCTACTctctgcattgcattgcatttgcatgcacgcattccatttttcttttcttgcAGCATTTCTTCTGTTGCAGATGGGAGTTTGAGTGTTTGACATGTTTGTTTGGCAATTGCTAGGACCAAGGATGATGTACGGGAACATTGCCAACCACGAGGCGTTCCTGAGGAGGAAGctcgaggagcagcagcaggcggccGAGCTGCAGCAGGCCATCGAGTTGGAGGGGCGCCGCTTCATGGGGCTGCACCTACTCGACCTCAAGAGCAGGGGTCACCACCTCGGCTCCTCCCCCGCCGCCATGACCGCTATGGGGCAAGGTGAGGGCGGCAAAGGCAATGGCAATGCCGTCCAGCTGGAGGATGTCAACATCCGAGGTCTGCTTCTTGTTCTTGACCCTGACAGAGTTCTTGAGGTGCTTTGAATGGAATTGAATCCATGGTTCAGAGGTTGTGACATCCGTATGGAATCCATGGTTTGTGGCTGTAGCAGATACTCCTACCAAGATGATGAACAGTAGCAGCCTTGCCATGAGTGCgcctgcagcagcagctgctgctgtgtGTGCAGCCGATGCAGGAGGCGAGCACGAGGAGCAGCAGGGAGAAGAGGACGGGGATGGGGGTGGCAGTCCCAAGCAGGCAGTCAACCCTGGGGAAGAGGAGAAGACGGAATCTGGCCCTGTCACTGCTACGCCCATTGTTGCTTGTGGATTCCAAGAAAGGTACATCTGCCAAATGGGCACTGAGGTCACAGGCTAGGATTTAAAATTTCTTTTAGGGGAAAGGCTTGGGAGGAAAGGCAGtatagggcctcgtttagatcgtgaaaaaatttcaacccgatgaatagtagcactttcgtcttatttggtaaatattgtccaattgtggaccaactaagctcaaaagattcatctcgtgatttccaactaaactgtacaattagttattttttttacctacatttaatgctccatgcaaacggttaaaaattgatgtgatggagagagagtgaaaaaacttggaattttgagtgtatctaaacaaggcctagagaAACAAAGCAGACTGCAATAACTTTCCCTTTCTTTCTCTGGGCATGTTTTGCTGGTTCATCATAGAAACAAATTTGTCCTGCCGAACAAATTTGTCGCAGCACCTTATGCATGGTTGGGTAGGTAATTGGTTTATAAGTTTGGCAAAGATGTGTGACGATCAGATGGCAAATCCAGCAAGTTTGTTGTCAATATGCTATTGTTATCGTCCGGCTTAGACCTAATTTGCCTCGATAAGCAATTGTATAAGAGTCGGTTAGGTACATAGGCTGTGCTGATCGTTCATTGGTAGTTTTGAATCTTGATTGAACCAACAAAAAGGGGGAAAAGGAATGCGATGGCAAAAGGTAGGGGAAAGGAGAAAAGAAACAAGTGACTGCCGCAGCTAATGGCTATTGTTAAGCAGTATCTTGGTGCAACTTGTTCCCTTTCTTTTGGGTTTGGTCTTGATCTTTCCAGGATTGACATGTTCCTTGTTTTGCTTGGATTGCAGTGGCGTGGTGGAGCACATTTTGCCTGACAACCCCTTTGCATCCCCCACCAAGGCCTCCACTGATACAGCTCCAGCAGCTCAAAATGGGAACATCAGCAATGGCAGCCCTTACCATgtggcttcatccctcttcccACCTGCATCCACCATTGAGCTGCCCCCGTACAACTCCTGCTTCTTTCAGGCGCCCAGGTAGAAATTCAGCCACTTCTCTCCATTGCTGTTTACAGTAGGATGTATGTATTGTTGGTAGCAGCACAGCTGTTTACAGTTTCTTTTTATAATAGCACAGTTGTTTGCAGTAGATAGTAAGAAACTGTTTTTCTTCAGGTTTTCTCCTGGGCATGAAGCCATTGGGCTGTGAATACAGAGCACCTCCTTTCCTCTAATCTGGGAGTAAGTACCAATCGGCTGCTTAATCATGATGCATATAAAATTAGCCCCCCCCACCTGATGGTTGTGTCATTGTTTATTTATGTTGTTACCTGCAGGGACTATCAATGACCACATCAAGTGGAGGGAAGAGTAGAAAGCTTTTAATTAACAAATACTGGACAACAGCAACAAAAAAAAAGACAAGTCTAGGTTGTTTTAGCTCTAGGCCTAAGTATATGATATGATAGTAGTCCTATATCCTATATAAATAATAGTAGTCGTTTAGTAGCTCCTGCCGGTATCAAGATTCAAGAACAAGATCAAATTACTGGTCCATCTCGAATGCTAGTATGGATCTCAGTTTGATACAGGTAATTAAAACCCATCTCGAATGCTAGTATGGATCTCAGTTTGATACAGGTAATTAAAACCGTAGATGGTGTAGTACTAGTAACTACGGAGTAGACAACTAGTCCTGGCAGCTTGTTGTAGTGAAGTGACATGGCTGCATACAGACATCCAAAGGAAACAGAGAGGGTCGAGAGGTAGGGGAGTGGACAAAAGCCAGGCCAGACAGACATGGTGTTGCTGCTGCAGCTGCACAAGGAAAAGTGATGAGACGAGACGGGGGTACTTCTGGGACCAGAGCACTCACGGGCGCAGAGAATCACCTTCACCTCCATGAGCAATTCAGCACAGACCCTTCTCACCCGTGTACTATTTTGGCCATCCTCTTGTCATGTTTGCATCCAGTACTCCTTGTCATTGGGTCTGTGCATCCACCTTTTGCTCTTCTTTTCACCCTTGTAGGAGGTAGTAGACAACGAAATGGAAAAGTAATTATCAGTCATTTATTTTGGATTCATGGTCCATGCTTTATATTTTGCTTGGTTCTTATTACTCTTTGTGTTCCAATTTAAATTAGCTTTTAGAGTTTCTTAActcaaactattttaagtttgactaaatttatagaaaaagcaCTAAAATTTATGAAatcaaattagtattattagatacatAATGAAATACGTATATTCTTATACTCTCTTTGTTCCTGAATACTCTCTTGGTTCCTGAATACATAGATTCCTAGAGTTTATAGATGtatttaagatagtttgacttgcaCGGATATTAGGAATTGATgtatttgggacagagggagtaaataCTTATTTGGTGCAATgcatgttgtctttttctataaaGTTGGTCGAATCTAAGATACTGAAGGTGCTAGGTTTGATTTTGATTTACTTTAATAgaactaggccttgtttagtttggcCGGAATCGGCATTTGCATAGTGTTTGATGTGACGGCAAACACGGTagcaatttcgtttgtatttgtgaattattgtccaaacattgactaattaggctcaaaagatttgtctcacaaagttcaaccaaactgtgcaattagtttttgatttcatctacatttagtactctatacatgtaccgtaagtttcatgtgatggagaatcttctttttgcatagtgtctaGTTTAGGGGAACTAAACGTGGCCCTACTTGTTCTGAACTACTGATTCTAAAGCTCATGGTTGAAATCTGCTTTGATTCACAACCAATAAAAAGGGGTACACAAGATCTGGGAAGTGTTAGTGCAACGCTATATGATTTTTTTTGGACCTCATGAGTGTACACTGCAACATTGCAAGATGAGTGTGTTAAGTgaatgaaaatgaacaagattttgggaacaactcttgctttcattgatattttagatatatatacaagtgaaGGGTCGCGTTGTACGGACGTCGTATGGATGTGACTATTCGGGAAAATGTAACTGTTCACTGGAACCGTTTTACTACTGAAAGGACATGTCCTTTCATAGTGCTAACTGCTATCTGTTGATGAGATCACTGGTGTCTGTTAGGAACAGACACCGTTTCGTAACACTCCCTCTTGATTGAATCTTCTTTGAGATCAATGTAGTTGTATGCTTGAATTCCTCGAAAAACCTTGTGGAAAAAATATGAGGAATATGTATATATAGATATGctataaaaactcctttaaaccttatAGGAAAATAAGGAGAAAGTAGCATATATGAGTGTGATTTAAATAAATCATTGTCATTGGTATCCTATTAAAAACCCCAGTGGGAAAAAAATATAggagatatgacatatagattATTTCTCCAAAAActattttaggaaaaatatgaggagCAATATAAAGTGAAATGTCGCTAAAACTCCTGTAAAAATCCAGTGGGAAAATCAGGAGAAAATATGATGATATtttattggtattgcctcttggataactcacatTAAAAACTTTTTCAGGGAAAAACCATGTATGAGTTGTGAGTgcaatatgtgtctttgatatttcccaCAAAAAAACCCCAGTGAAAAAAATTGGAAATATGACACATacttatgttaatattacctcattaaaaacttcaacaagaaaagagtataatataaTGCTGGTATAGGTCAACATTTAGGAGAAGTCTCTCCCTGATTTTGATAAATCTTGAAGTCGCCGCATACcaattccatgtaccaatttttgAAACACAGAATTTAATAAGGACTTAAtaaataggtcagcgagattatcacatgacttgatttgcaagatgtttatttctCCATTTTCTTGTAATTCATGGGGATAAAATAGTTTAggaacaatatgcttagtgatattgctctttatgtaacctgattgcatctgtgtaacacaagcggaattatcttcatagataattcaccatattcgctggttggtgctggtgctggtttgggctggctggtgctggttttttgtgagagaaaaactctgttggctggttgaataagcctggctgaaaccaacaagcaaacatGGTGATTGTAGGTAATTCAATTGAACCAATACCACACGattgttgtatgtggttaatcattctgcgaagccatacacattctcgtgatgcctcgtatagagcaataattttagaatgattagtagaggtcgCTGTCAGAGTCTGCTTAGAAGACTTCCATGAAATAGTTGTACCTCCATGTAGGAATACAAATTCTGTTTGGGATTTTTCGTTATGAGGATCAGATAAGTAACCTACATCAGTATAACCAATCATACTGGGATCATGATTTTTGTCgaagaataaaccaagatcctttgtgccatTAAGTTATCTGAGGATACACTTCGCTCCCATCCAATGACGGCGAGTTGGGTCCGCACTATGCCTAACTAGTAAGTTCAGTACAAATGcgatatcaggcctggtgcaatttgcaagatacataagtgcacCAATGACACTGAGATATGGGATCTCTGGTCCCAACATCTTTTTCCTAATATTCCGTGGTCTAAATGGATCGTTCCCTATTTCTAAGGAACGAACAACCATCGAAGTTTTATTAGGGTATGAtttatccatattgaatttctccaatattttctggatattggctgattgatgcactaaaatccctgaaggacggtgctcaagttgtaagcctaggcaaTACTTGGTCTTTCCCAAATCCTTCATCTCGAATTCCCTCTTTAGATGTTTGCGTGCTTCATCTATATCCTTTGGGTTGCCAatgatatttaaatcatcaacatacacggATATAATATgagagaattatttatttggcaccgaaacaaatcagggtttcgtatttggcactcgaaaatttgaactttcttatctggcatcaagttgaaatttcctttcgTAAATGGCATTGCTGTCGTAACGGTGTCAAGTGACTGATAAAAAGACAAATACTCTTGTTTTGTAGCAGAAATCCGCGGTGCCAAATAGGGAAGTTCAAGTATTTTAGTATGGTCGATATTGCCGGAGCTCTTGTGCAGCCCCGTGCCATCGCCCTGGCGACCCGATGCATAGACCCGTACCAACGTCCCCGCATCGCcgccctaccgactgaaggaggcAGGACGATGGCGTGTCGCTGCCCCACGGGAGCGCCTAGCTCGCTTTGCCGCAACCTCGCTAGTGCCGCGCGCTGGTCATCGCGGTCTCCGCGTGTCGCTCGTCGCTGTCCACGCGAGATCTGCCGGCACCACAGCGCCTCACCATGCACCGGCGCCGCTGTCGTGGCCCCACACGCGAGCTCCCAGCTCACTGACGCACGCGAGGTCCGCTCGTGCTGTTCCCCGTGCGAGGTCTTCCCGCGCCGCCGTGGCCTCACCGTGAGCCAGCTCCGCCACTCGCCAGTCGTCGCTGGGCCTGTGCGCCGCTTGCCGCCATCCCCAGAACCAGCCCCAACTGGGTAGTGGCAAAACCCTCATCGGCCGCCGTTCCGCATCCCGCCGCCATGCCGGCCTTGGGATCCGCGGCGCTTGTCGTTGACGAGCCTCGCTCCGGTCTTGGCCATCGTCGGTGGCGAGTTCATAGGGCACCACCTTCTCCACATCGACGGCTACTCGCGCATCAAGGATGAGCTCCCCACCGGCAAATCAATCCAGTCACGCCCGTTAATTGCGGGGGGGGTCGCCGCTGGTGCATCCACTATTACCCCAACGGCACTAGGTCTGAGGACGCTGATTTCATATCTGTCTTTCTCAGCCTCGACGATGACGTGCGCGGGGGCGTGGTGCCCCAGCCAGCGCGCGATGCCGCGGTCGGCCGCCTCCATCCGACACGACAGCGGCGCGGCGCCGAAGACGTTCTAGCTCGGGGACGCAGCGGCGCGGCGGGCCAGGTCGAGTGCCTCCCTGACCCGCGCCGCGAGCTCGCCGAGATCCCCGTGGAGTGCTGGGTGTGCGGGCCGAGGCCCTAGACGAGCGGCAACAGCGGCTCGACACTCCGACGCACGCGCTCGGCGGTGGAGCGGCAGAACAGGGTGCCTCCCGCAGGGGCTGGCCGGCCAGCTGGTCGAGCAGCAGCCAGTCCATGGTCGCCGCCGCAGCTAGTAGCTCGGAAGTGCAAATAGGGGAAGAGGGAATGAAGCTGCCCAACCAAATCGAAGAGGATGGGGAGCAACTGCTGCGCGAGCAGGGGCAAGCTTCGCCGCCTCTTGCCTGGCAAGTCACTGGAGCCAAGAACACTAGAGAGGAGCAGATCAACGTCCGGCGCCGGATCAGCAGGAGGCCGCCCGCGTTTCCGTGGAGGAGCACTGAAGGGTCGGCACTGGAGGATGTAGGGCTACAGTGCAGCATTCGGAGAATAGTCCTCCGCCCCGTCCTCATCTCCTCCGGCTtcggttttgtttttttttcacaggAAGAGAAGACTGACGGGGAAGAAGGGACCGAGCAGGTGTGTGCGACCAAATTAAGAGGGCTATTTTGGTACTTATTAAAAAACTGACATGGTCAACGAAGTCAACAAACGGTTGGATGGCCAAAATGGACGGAAGTGCCATATACGGAAGGAATTTTCAAGTTGATGCTAGATAAGgaattttcttttctttaatttcaaagtcattttcaaatttatttccaaaagcaattcaaaccattttaaatcttgattcaaaccactcaatcaataaatcaaatgcaccggcatgtatgcacaaccatgtcgCTATACCCTATGATGAATTTTTAATTTtaggaatttttttattttcctatattttgtgagcacaaaattcataaataaattattttaactctattttcaaatgagcaaattttagggtgttacagtgtgTAGCCAAGCTAAGCCTGGCTTCCTGAAAACGGTCCCACCGGGCGTTTCTAGCTAGCCAGCTCCAAACCCCTCTTTTGTCTTCGTGGAGCTAGACTTAGCAGCTAGATAGGCATCCAAACACCAAGAGGCTGCATTATGGGAATCTGGCAAGCCCCTAAACCACCCGTCCAAACAGCCCCCAGTGGAGGGAGGTTTGGCCATGGAGGACGATGCTGGCCTAGATGGCTAGATCCTCGTTAGATAATATACCCCCTCACTCCAGAAAAGAATATAATTATGGTATCTGTACCGATCAAAGtagctcaagtttgaccaaatttatagcaaatactattaatatttatgtctccaagtaaatttattatgaaaatatattctatgactaaTCTTATGATACTGATTTTGCATCagaaatgttagtattttttatataatttagtcaaagttcagaAAGATTGACTTATCGGGAAgcgagaattgcatttttttttggacggagggagtacacaagGGGCTTGGGGGTAATTTTAGGATACATTTCATTTCATGAAATATCATTAATCATTCAACGAATGGCTTGCATGGCAAGTTGTGAAAAATGTTGTCGTTGGTGGTGGAGGTCTGTTCCCATTTGCCGAATTTTAGGGCAACAGAAAAGGCAGGGCGTGGGAGAAAAGAGGGAATCTGGTGCAGTGACTGTGAGAGTGATGTGTCCGCGAGTGAATGGAGGGGGAGACCTGACGGGGAAAGGGCAAACAGCTCACGCGCCCTTTCGGTACGATGGGACGGCGATTGGCATCTCGAGCTCCGTGCACGCAGCATGCACTGGTCTTGTTTAGATCATCtctaaatttcaagttttttcactctctccatcacatcaatttttagccgtttgcatggagcattaaatgtaggtaaaaaaataactaattgcacagtttagttcgaaattacga
Proteins encoded in this region:
- the LOC136504575 gene encoding zinc finger CCCH domain-containing protein 22-like isoform X2; translation: MDAWEATKAVFDRVRALDPDNASKIMGLLLIQDNSDKELIRLAFGPDHLLHAFVAAARADLAAKPASPPSPVLGPLHQPASPWGPTASDHHHQHQSPFAAADHALGYEYDGAAAPADAFFPDDYDCWSPAGATGDRRSFSLSDAEAAAGGAWRPCMYFARGFCKNGSSCRFLHALPEDDDAAAERQMVVMRAKALAAARSQQQQQLMASAFPFSPSPPKGVNLNFLLHHHHQQQQQSEPQSAAAAAAVAMPLQGGDDMHSRFPVRSPRMDRGELMSSPAARQIYLTFPADSTFSEEDVSNYFSMYGPVQDVRIPYQQKRMFGFVTFVYAETVKIILAKGNPHFVCDARVLVKPYKEKGKVPDRFRKLQHPHHGDFAGCTSPTGLLDSRDPFDLQQPQIGPRMMYGNIANHEAFLRRKLEEQQQAAELQQAIELEGRRFMGLHLLDLKSRGHHLGSSPAAMTAMGQGEGGKGNGNAVQLEDVNIRDTPTKMMNSSSLAMSAPAAAAAAVCAADAGGEHEEQQGEEDGDGGGSPKQAVNPGEEEKTESGPVTATPIVACGFQESGVVEHILPDNPFASPTKASTDTAPAAQNGNISNGSPYHVASSLFPPASTIELPPYNSCFFQAPRFSPGHEAIGL
- the LOC136504575 gene encoding zinc finger CCCH domain-containing protein 22-like isoform X1, with amino-acid sequence MDAWEATKAVFDRVRALDPDNASKIMGLLLIQDNSDKELIRLAFGPDHLLHAFVAAARADLAAKPASPPSPVLGPLHQPASPWGPTASDHHHQHQSPFAAADHALGYEYDGAAAPADAFFPDDYDCWSPAGATGDRRSFSLSDAEAAAGGAWRPCMYFARGFCKNGSSCRFLHALPEDDDAAAERQMVVMRAKALAAARSQQQQQLMASAFPFSPSPPKGVNLNFLLHHHHQQQQQSEPQSAAAAAAVAMPLQGGDDMHSRFPVRSPRMDRGELMSSPAARQIYLTFPADSTFSEEDVSNYFSMYGPVQDVRIPYQQKRMFGFVTFVYAETVKIILAKGNPHFVCDARVLVKPYKEKGKVPDRFRKLQHPHHGDFAGCTSPTGLLDSRDPFDLQQPQIGPRMMYGNIANHEAFLRRKLEEQQQAAELQQAIELEGRRFMGLHLLDLKSRGHHLGSSPAAMTAMGQGEGGKGNGNAVQLEDVNIRADTPTKMMNSSSLAMSAPAAAAAAVCAADAGGEHEEQQGEEDGDGGGSPKQAVNPGEEEKTESGPVTATPIVACGFQESGVVEHILPDNPFASPTKASTDTAPAAQNGNISNGSPYHVASSLFPPASTIELPPYNSCFFQAPRFSPGHEAIGL